The Candidatus Polarisedimenticolia bacterium genome window below encodes:
- the mutS gene encoding DNA mismatch repair protein MutS, which translates to MDTLTPMLRQYRAIKAQHPDAILMFRLGDFYEMFYDDALLASRALSLTLTARGRGTSNEAPMCGVPYHAADGYVARLIQKGHRVAICDQVEDARAAKGIVRRAVTRVVSPGTVTDPAQLRAAEPNYIAAIQVSRDAASGARGGAAFGCAFLDLSTGDFRLSEHGGPGAAEALATQVALFRPREILHPEGTALDGLLPKDGLEGVLGHEVPGWTLAADTAARALNETLGVATLAGFGVEERHLAVGAAGALLHYLQEAHKADLKHVTRITWCEPADSMVLDETTRRTLEVAENARDGGRDGTLLDVLDRTRTAMGGRLLRDWVLRPLLSVRVIEDRLDGVAFLVERAAERAALRAHLSRVHDLERLLAHCSMGTANARDLVALRDSLAVLPEIAAGAIALTAPPLARLMQALDVLDDLRQRLDEALADDPPATVREGGLIRDGFYRELDDLRAIRRDGRAFLASIETRERERTGIASLKVRYNKVFGYYLEVSNAHRKAVPTDYERKQTLVGAERYVTPELKEYEAKVLTSQERIEALEYELFVALRGQVVAAAPRLRATAAALAALDALAAFAEAAALQGYQRPKVDDSLRLRIVEGRHPVVERLLEKERFVPNDCLMDADSRQILILTGPNMGGKSTYLRQVALIVLMAQAGSFVPAAEAEIGMVDRIFSRVGASDNLARGQSTFLVEMIETANILNNATVRSIILLDEVGRGTSTFDGLSIAWSVAEYLHDTPAVAARTLFATHYHEMIELAILKPRVANLTMAVREWNDTIVFLRRVLEGAADRSYGIHVARLAGLPRQVIDRAREVLANLEREELSRDGRPKLAGASGPPPKVATPTPAQLGLFAPEDDPVLVALREVELDGMTPLEALNLLADLKKRLGS; encoded by the coding sequence GTGGACACGCTCACCCCGATGCTGCGCCAGTACCGGGCCATCAAGGCCCAGCACCCGGACGCCATCCTCATGTTCCGGCTCGGCGACTTCTACGAGATGTTCTACGACGATGCGCTTCTGGCGTCGCGGGCGCTGTCGTTGACTCTGACCGCCCGCGGTCGCGGCACCTCGAACGAGGCGCCGATGTGCGGCGTGCCGTACCATGCCGCAGACGGTTACGTGGCGCGGCTCATCCAGAAAGGCCATCGCGTCGCCATCTGCGATCAGGTGGAGGACGCGCGCGCCGCCAAGGGGATCGTCAGGCGGGCCGTCACCCGCGTCGTCTCCCCCGGCACGGTCACCGACCCGGCACAGCTCCGGGCGGCCGAGCCCAACTACATCGCCGCCATCCAGGTCTCCCGCGACGCGGCGTCAGGGGCGCGCGGCGGCGCGGCCTTCGGCTGCGCCTTCCTCGATCTCTCGACCGGGGATTTCCGCCTGTCGGAGCACGGCGGTCCGGGGGCCGCCGAGGCCCTGGCCACCCAGGTCGCCCTGTTCCGGCCGCGCGAGATCCTCCACCCGGAAGGGACGGCGCTCGACGGCCTCCTCCCGAAGGACGGTCTCGAGGGGGTCCTGGGACATGAGGTCCCGGGCTGGACGCTGGCTGCCGACACGGCGGCGCGGGCCCTCAACGAGACTCTGGGAGTCGCCACCCTCGCCGGCTTCGGCGTCGAGGAGCGCCACCTGGCGGTCGGCGCCGCCGGGGCGCTGCTCCATTACCTGCAGGAGGCCCACAAGGCCGACCTGAAGCACGTCACCCGCATCACCTGGTGCGAGCCGGCCGACTCCATGGTCCTCGACGAGACGACCCGGCGGACGCTGGAAGTGGCCGAGAACGCGCGCGACGGGGGGCGCGACGGCACGCTCCTGGACGTCCTCGACCGCACCCGGACCGCCATGGGGGGGCGCCTGCTGCGCGACTGGGTCCTGCGCCCGCTTCTCTCCGTCCGGGTGATCGAGGATCGTCTCGACGGAGTCGCGTTCCTGGTCGAGCGCGCCGCCGAGCGCGCCGCCCTGCGGGCGCACCTGTCCCGGGTGCACGATCTGGAGAGGCTCCTGGCGCACTGCTCGATGGGGACCGCCAACGCGCGCGATCTGGTCGCGCTCCGGGATTCGCTCGCGGTCCTGCCGGAGATTGCCGCGGGGGCGATCGCCCTGACCGCTCCGCCCCTGGCGCGGCTGATGCAGGCCCTCGACGTCCTCGACGATCTGCGCCAGCGCCTGGACGAGGCGCTGGCCGACGATCCTCCGGCGACCGTGCGCGAGGGGGGGCTGATCCGCGACGGCTTCTACCGCGAGCTGGACGACCTGCGCGCCATCCGCCGCGACGGCCGGGCCTTTCTAGCCTCGATCGAGACCCGCGAGCGCGAGCGCACCGGGATCGCCTCGCTGAAGGTCCGGTACAACAAGGTCTTCGGCTACTACCTCGAAGTCAGCAACGCGCACAGGAAGGCGGTCCCGACGGACTACGAGCGCAAGCAGACCCTGGTCGGCGCCGAGCGCTACGTCACCCCCGAGCTGAAGGAGTACGAGGCGAAGGTGCTGACCTCTCAGGAGCGGATCGAGGCGCTGGAGTACGAGCTGTTCGTCGCCTTGCGCGGGCAGGTGGTGGCCGCGGCGCCCCGCCTGCGCGCGACCGCCGCGGCCCTGGCGGCCCTCGATGCGCTCGCCGCCTTCGCCGAGGCGGCGGCGCTTCAAGGCTATCAGCGGCCGAAGGTGGACGACTCCCTTCGCCTGCGCATCGTCGAGGGACGCCATCCGGTCGTCGAGCGGCTTCTCGAGAAGGAGCGCTTCGTCCCGAACGACTGCCTCATGGACGCGGACAGCCGGCAGATTCTCATCCTGACCGGCCCCAACATGGGCGGCAAGTCGACCTACCTGCGGCAGGTGGCGCTCATCGTCCTGATGGCGCAGGCCGGGTCGTTCGTCCCGGCGGCCGAAGCCGAGATCGGCATGGTGGACCGCATCTTCAGCCGCGTCGGCGCCTCCGACAACCTGGCGCGCGGCCAGAGCACCTTCCTGGTCGAGATGATCGAGACCGCCAACATCCTCAACAACGCCACGGTGCGGTCGATCATCCTGCTCGACGAAGTCGGGCGCGGGACGTCCACGTTCGACGGGCTGTCGATCGCCTGGTCGGTGGCCGAATACCTGCACGACACGCCGGCCGTCGCGGCGCGCACCCTGTTCGCCACCCACTACCACGAGATGATCGAGCTGGCGATCCTGAAGCCGCGCGTAGCCAATCTGACGATGGCGGTCCGGGAGTGGAACGACACCATCGTGTTCCTGCGGAGGGTCCTGGAGGGGGCGGCCGATCGATCCTACGGGATCCACGTGGCCCGGCTGGCGGGGCTGCCGCGGCAGGTCATCGACAGGGCGCGCGAGGTCCTGGCGAACCTGGAGCGCGAGGAGCTGTCCCGGGACGGCCGGCCGAAGCTGGCCGGCGCCTCCGGCCCGCCCCCGAAGGTAGCGACGCCCACGCCGGCCCAGCTCGGGCTCTTCGCCCCGGAGGACGACCCGGTGCTCGTGGCCCTGCGCGAGGTCGAGCTCGACGGCATGACGCCGCTCGAGGCGCTGAATCTCCTCGCCGATCTGAAGAAGCGCCTGGGATCCTGA